Below is a window of Rhizobium jaguaris DNA.
CCTCGTTTAAACCCTTGGCTCATCACATCCGTCTGAGCCGGGAGCAAAACCTTAATGTCGAAACTACGCGTAGCCGTTCTGTTTGGCGGTCAGTCCAGCGAGCATGAGGTTTCCATCATGTCGGCCGGCAATGTCATCAAGGCGATCGATGGCGGGAAATATGAGATCGTGCCGATCCTGATCGATCGGGCGGGGCGCTGGCTGCTGGTTGAGGAAAAGGGCGGCGTGCTGCCTGAGCCGATTGCCTATGCAGGCACGGAAGTCTGCCTGGCTCCGGGCGGCAAGGGGCGCCTCATGGCGCTGGACGGCGCAGGTGCGCGCGAATTGCCTGATATCGACGTGCTGTTTCCGGTGCTGCATGGGCTCAACGGCGAGGATGGCTCCATTCAGGGCCTTGCCCAGATCGTCGGCGTGCCCCTCGTCGGCTGCGGCATTCTGGGGTCTGCGAACGCGATCGACAAGGATATGGCAAAGCGCCTGCTGCGCGAGGCCGGGCTGCCGGTCGCGCGCTCCGTCACGCTTACGCGCGGCGATATCAAGAGCTTCGATGAGATCGTGAGCGCGCTCGGCTCGCCGGTCTTCGTCAAGCCCACCCGTCAGGGATCGTCGGTCGGGGTCAGCAAGGTGCATGATGCCGGCCAGTTCGAGAGCGCGCTTGCCGAGGCCTTCCGGCATGACCGCAAGGTGCTGGTCGAGGAATTCGTCCGCGCCCGGGAAATCGAATGCGCGGTGCTGGAACAGCTGGACGGTACGCTCTTCGTCTCCGTGCCGGGCGAGATCGCAACTGCGGCGACGCACGGCTTCTATTCCTACGAGGCGAAATATCTCGATCAGGACGGCGCCGTGATCACCGTGCCCGCGGATATTCCCGCCGAGACGGCCGAGGTGCTGAAGCGCATGGCCGCCGAAGGCTTCCGCGCGCTTGGATGCGAAGGCCTGGCGCGCGTCGATTTCTTCGTGAGGCCGGATTTGAGCGTCGTCATCAACGAGATCAACACCATGCCCGGCTTCACCAATATCAGCATGTATCCCAAGGCCATGGGCGCATCCGGCATTTCCTATCCGGAACTCGTCGACCGGCTGATCGAGCATGGGCTTGTCAGGGCGCGGCAGGCTTAAACCCAAGGGCGGCAGAGATTCAGGCCGCCCATTCCGTCTTCCCGTCAGACCTTTTCCGTCTTCTTGGTCTTGACCTTCGACTCCGCCGGCGCATCGGGTGTCGGCGCCAGCAGCTTTCTGAGCGAGGCGATCTTGTCCTTCACCAACGGACGGAAGCGGCTGGCGCGGTAGGGCATATCGGCGGCACCATAACCCTCGGGGCCATCGTCGTTGCCGCGATGGATCTCCTCGAGCTTCACGCCGATGAACGTGCCGTCGACATAATGCGTATATTCGCCGACCCAGCGGATCGTGTAGATCGTCCCCTTGCGGATCAATTGGTCGATGCTGACATGCTTGAACGTGTCATCGATGCAAACGACCTTCTGGCCCACATGGAAATCGTAGCTCACTCTGTTCTCCTTGGATCGACAGGGACCACCATGCCCCATCGCCGGGACGCGAGCATAGCCGCATATCAGCTTGCGAGTAAACGTGGCGAATGCCGCAGCGCGGATCTGCGGCGCTGCGAAGGGCGACGAAGCGAACGTCGGCAAGCCTCGGCGAAGGCCGAAGACTGCACGCTGTTCATTGCCCAATGGCTACCGGCGCGCGGACCGATTCTTTGGTGCGACGTCCGTCGCGCTCCGCGACAGGGCAGCAACCTTCAAGGCCTCCAACGAGCTATTGCGACTTTTGAGGATCGTCTGCCGGATTGATATATTTGATCCCCCAGGGGCCATTGGTGGTGATCTGGAGGACAGTCTCCTCGTTAAAGTAAACGAAATGCGCCGTGCCGGGCGGCAGCGCGAAGAAACTGCCCGCAGGCAGTGGCTTGGTGGCGCTCCGATCGGCGGTCTTGCCCATTCCAAAATTGGTCGTCCCCGATATCACCGTGACCACCTCATCCCCAGGATGCGTGTGCGGTGGGATCGCGTAGCCGGCTGGCACTTTGAGCCGTAGGGCAAATAAACCTTTCTTCGTGGGATCGCCGAACAAGACCGCCGCTTGTGCTCCGGCAGGAAGCACTTTGGGGGCTGGGCCCCACTTGACATCATTGGGAACCACCAGTGTATGTGCCTGCTCTGCCAAGGCAAAGGAAGCGATTCCACAAAATCCGATCCAGCCGATTGCAAGTATCGACGCGATTTTCATGACAACCTCCCTGTGTCGCCGGGCCTTCCGCCTCGGCTGCACGCTGGGGCAGGCTCGCGAACAGTTCAGAATAAGTCCGCCTACCATTCCGAGCAAGGTTCCCCTGGGTCATCCAATCGGATTACGGGCCCATTCGACTTGACAACTCCCCCATAATTTAAAGACTGCACCCACCCAAATCGGCACACCGGAACGTCATTCCCATGCTTATCTCCACCGCATCCCGAGCCCTTTGGAGGCGATGATCGCTCATGCCCACCCTCCGCCTCATTGCTGACGATCTGACCGGCGCGCTTGACACGGCGGTCGAATTCGTCGGCGTCTATGGGCCGATCGAGGTACAGCGGGAAGATGCACTTCCGGTAAGCCTGCCGGATTGTCTCGCCATCGAT
It encodes the following:
- a CDS encoding cupin domain-containing protein gives rise to the protein MKIASILAIGWIGFCGIASFALAEQAHTLVVPNDVKWGPAPKVLPAGAQAAVLFGDPTKKGLFALRLKVPAGYAIPPHTHPGDEVVTVISGTTNFGMGKTADRSATKPLPAGSFFALPPGTAHFVYFNEETVLQITTNGPWGIKYINPADDPQKSQ
- a CDS encoding CAP-Gly domain protein, giving the protein MSYDFHVGQKVVCIDDTFKHVSIDQLIRKGTIYTIRWVGEYTHYVDGTFIGVKLEEIHRGNDDGPEGYGAADMPYRASRFRPLVKDKIASLRKLLAPTPDAPAESKVKTKKTEKV
- a CDS encoding D-alanine--D-alanine ligase family protein, coding for MSKLRVAVLFGGQSSEHEVSIMSAGNVIKAIDGGKYEIVPILIDRAGRWLLVEEKGGVLPEPIAYAGTEVCLAPGGKGRLMALDGAGARELPDIDVLFPVLHGLNGEDGSIQGLAQIVGVPLVGCGILGSANAIDKDMAKRLLREAGLPVARSVTLTRGDIKSFDEIVSALGSPVFVKPTRQGSSVGVSKVHDAGQFESALAEAFRHDRKVLVEEFVRAREIECAVLEQLDGTLFVSVPGEIATAATHGFYSYEAKYLDQDGAVITVPADIPAETAEVLKRMAAEGFRALGCEGLARVDFFVRPDLSVVINEINTMPGFTNISMYPKAMGASGISYPELVDRLIEHGLVRARQA